A region from the Medicago truncatula cultivar Jemalong A17 chromosome 6, MtrunA17r5.0-ANR, whole genome shotgun sequence genome encodes:
- the LOC11422090 gene encoding uncharacterized protein has translation MFLFYQAITTCLPKITKTFHHRDSMRTTNAAVHLRRHTSPPPFTLILSSRDSISSLNFSIWNFFFIVAIVEKKMGAPKKSAARVSEDHDELVRVPLQAIMLADSFTTKLDLSLLNAPKLSYNKIAADCAGALFYAMMKYAVDMPHSSADFALHV, from the exons atgtttttattttaccaagcTATAACCACCTGTCtcccaaaaatcacaaaaacatttcACCATCGTGATTCTATGCGAACCACCAATGCCGCCGTTCACCTCCGGCGGCACACTTCACCTCCGCCGTTCACACTAATCCTCAGTTCCCGCGATTCAATTTCTTCACTGAATTTCAGCATCTGgaattttttcttcattgttgCAATTGTTGAGAAGAAAATGGGAGCACCGAAGAAAAGCGCTGCTAGGGTTTCAGAGGATCACGATGAGCTTGTTCGTGTTCCGTTACAAGCGATTATGTTAGCTGATAGTTTTACTACCAAGTTAGACCTATCACTCTTGAACGCCCCAaa GTTGTCATACAATAAGATAGCTGCTGATTGTGCTGGAGCTTTATTTTATGCAATGATGAAGTATGCTGTAGACATGCCCCATAGTTCAGCCG ATTTTGCACTACATGTATAA
- the LOC25495724 gene encoding F-box/kelch-repeat protein At3g27150 — MSYSVSSKRSFIGSGIYRNSPNSSNENLRILQLSLSGDNGSSSGQEPQDADYVLLPLPCLSDELETMILARFPISKHWKMCCLNNKFLNLMKNGEIYKIRRMIGLKEPSVFMLASGGERNWCVFDGQFKSCRKLPIIPSDYIFENGEKESFSAGTHLFVSGMEIDGAVIWRYELTTNEWFKGPSMITPRCVFAKASCDNFAYVAGGLERKNCIEVLSMNQTCLNSAEKYNSENQTWQKLPNMNKKRKSCSGCYLDNKFYVIGGRDENNDDLTCGEFFDEKTNKWNLIPNMLKDIVLSSSRLPPLIAVVNNELYTLDASTNEVKVYMKDSNLWKKLGFVPVRADNQVGYGVAFKSLGNELLVICKTAMKIYKCFPHPDLEVLEWKKIVCGSGNLNSYIHNCAVMLA, encoded by the exons ATGAGTTATAGTGTGTCTAGTAAAAGATCATTCATTGGTAGTGGAATTTACAGAAATTCACCAAATTCCTCCAATGAAAATTTGAGAATTCTACAATTGTCACTATCTGGTGACAATGGTTCCTCCTCAGGTCAAGAACCGCAGGATGCAGATTATGTTCTACTACCATTACCATGTCTTAGTGATGAACTAGAGACAATGATATTGGCAAGGTTTCCAATTTCAAAACACTGGAAAATGTGTTGCTTAAACAACAAGTTTTTAAATCTAATGAAGAATGGTGAAATCTATAAGATAAGAAGAATGATAGGGTTGAAAGAACCATCAGTTTTTATGTTAGCAAGTGGTGGTGAAAGGAATTGGTGTGTGTTTGATGGTCAATTCAAGTCATGCAGGAAGCTACCTATTATTCCATCTGATTACATAtttgaaaatggtgaaaaagaGTCCTTTTCTGCAGGCACACATTTATTTGTTTCAG GTATGGAGATTGATGGAGCCGTTATATGGCGTTATGAATTAACAACAAATGAATGGTTCAAAGGTCCATCAATGATAACACCAAGGTGTGTCTTTGCAAAAGCTTCATGTGACAATTTTGCTTATGTTGCTGGTGgacttgaaagaaaaaactgCATTGAAGTTTTAAGCATGAACCAAACATGTTTAAATTCAGCTGAAAAATACAATTCTGAAAACCAAACATGGCAAAAACTCCCAAACAtgaacaaaaagagaaaatcatGTTCAGGATGTTACTTGGACAACAAGTTTTATGTAATTGGAGGACGAGATGAAAATAATGACGATCTAACATGTGGTGAATTCTTCGACGAAAAGACCAACAAGTGGAATTTGATTCCTAACATGTTGAAGGATATTGTTCTTTCAAGTTCAAGATTACCACCACTTATAGCTGTTGTTAACAATGAATTGTACACACTTGATGCTTCAACAAACGAGGTAAAGGTTTATATGAAAGATAGTAACTTGTGGAAGAAGTTAGGGTTTGTTCCTGTTAGAGCTGATAACCAAGTTGGTTATGGTGTGGCATTCAAATCTTTGGGAAATGAATTGCTTGTTATTTGTAAAACAGCGATGAAGATTTATAAGTGTTTTCCTCATCCTGATTTGGAGGTTTTGGAGTGGAAGAAAATTGTGTGTGGTAGTGGAAATCTTAACTCTTATATTCACAATTGTGCTGTGATGTTGGCTTGA